The DNA segment CGCCGCGGACAAGACGCAGATCGTGGACTCCACGCACACGTTCCGTGCTCCGGAGACGCGGATCGCCGACAGCAGCGTCGTCGTGGACGACAGCATCACCGGCCGCTCAGAGAACCCCATCGACCGGGCCGGGCACCACACCAGCGCTTCTCCCTACGCCCAGGACGAGGGGAGAGGCGGCAAGGGCAAGAGCGGTCCCAAGTCCCAGGTCATCATCGGGGACGAGGGCGGGGAGGCCTACGCGGGCGCGACCATGATTGGTCCCGCGCCAACGGCGCCGCCCTCGCGCTCGCGGGGGGGCTCCGCTGCCCCGGTGCTGGATCCCGAGGAAGAGGAGACGACTGGCAACATCACCCTCCCGGTAGGCGCGCGCCACAATGGCCTCCGCCCCCAGGCGGCGGAAGCCGAGGACCCGGACGGCGCCTACGACGACCAGGGCGACGACTTCGAGCGCGACGGCCAGGAGGACTACGGCGACGAGGGACAGGAGGGCGACGAGCCGCCCTACGATGACGAGGCTGACGGCCCCGCGACCATCCCGCAGAAGGCTTCCAAGATGGCGAAGCCGGCCCCGCCCGCCAAGGTCGAGGCCAAGGCGAAGGCGCCCGCCGGACCGAAGAAGCCGCTGCCCAAGCCCGCCATCATCGGCGGGGCCGCGGGCGTGGCGCTGCTGCTCATCGTGGCCGTGATCTTCGTCGTGCGCGGCTCGTCCACGGGCTCCGTGAACTTCGTCGCGCCCGTGGGGGCCACCGTCCTCGTGGACGGGGAAACCGTCAACGCCAACCAGGTCATCGAGCTCTCCGCGGGCCTGCACAACGTGACCGCGTCCGCCCCGGGCTACCAGCCCGTGACGCAGCAGATCGAGGTCACCGCAGGACAGGCGGCGGCCCCCATCCTCCTCAGCCTGAAGGCGGAGGCGCCTCCCAAGCCCGCGGAGCCCAAGCCCGTGGAGCCCACGGCCCCGCCTCCGACGACGCCCCCGGTGGCCGAGAACACGCCGCCTCCGACGACGCCGGAGGCGCCTCCGGAGAAGCCCGTCGAGCCCCCCGCGCCGAAGACGTTCACGGCCCTGTTCGAGGGGCAGGAGGGCGCGGAGATTTCCGTCGACGGCAAGGCCCTGGGCAAGCTGCCCGGCGCGAAGCTCGGCGACCTGGAGATGGGCAAGAAGTACACGTTCACCGCGAAGCGCGCGGGCTACAAGCCGTTCTCCGGCGACTTCACGTCCAACGGCGACGCCGAGGTGCGTGTCCCCGTCGACATGGTGGCCGAGGCCCCGCCTCCGGAGCCGAAGCCGAAGACCCCGCCTCCGGAGCCGGAACCGAAGCCGAAGACTCCGCCCGTGGCCGTGGTGCAGCCCACCCCGAAGCCTCCGCCTACCCCCAAGCCCGCGCCCACCCCGAAACCCTCCGCCGCTGCCGCGATGGGCAAGTTCGCCTGCAGCACGTCTCCGGCGGGCGCTCAAATCTGGGTGGACGGAAAGAACACGGGCCGCGTCACCCCGGTGCCGCTGGGCAATCCGCTGACGCTGCCGGTGGGCAAGCGCAAGGTCGTCTTCAAGCTCAACGGCAAGTCGACCAAGCCCCAGGTCGTCGTCGTCGAGGCGGATGGCGTGGCCAAGCTCATCAACATCAAGGTGGAGTGAACGAACGCACTGCGCCATGGGGCATCTTCTGCCCCCTTCGATTGTTGAGCAGGGATGTCAGGGGGCAGGCTATGACGCCTCGCCCACGACGCTCCTTACGTTGAGGTGATGTGTTCATGAGCACGACGTCCACTCGAGGCAAGCCCGACGCTGGCCCCGCGCAGCAGCCGTTCACCTATCCGCTTCGCAAGGAGTTCGTGGAGCCCGACTGGCGCCGCATCCCGGGCTACAAGGACGTCACCGCGGCCGAGTGGGAGAGTTCGGTGTGGCAGCGCAAGCACACCGTGAAGAACCTGCGCGAGCTGAAGGCGACGCTCGGAGAGCTGCTGCCGGACGACCTGGCCGCGAGCATGGAGCTGGACCAGAAGGAACGGGCGACGATGTCCATCCTCGTCCCGCCCCAGATGCTCAACACCATGAACCTGGAGGACCTGTGGAGCGACCCGGTCCGCAGGTACATGCTGCCGGCGCTCGCCGACCGCCGCACGGACTGGCCCAACCACCCGCGCGCCAGCCGTGACAGCCTCCACGAGGCGGACATGTGGGTCGTCGAGGGCCTGACACACCGCTATCCGACGAAGGTGCTGGCGGAGATGCTGCCCACGTGCCCGCAGTACTGCGGCCACTGCACGCGCATGGACCTGGTGGGCAACGACGTCCCGCAGGTGTCCAAGCACAAGTTCGCGACGGGGCAGAAGGAGCGCTACGAGCAGATGCTGGACTACCTGCGCCGCACGCCCACCGTGCGCGACGTGGTGGTGTCCGGCGGCGACATCGCGAACCTGCCCATCCAGGCGCTGGAGCCGTTCGTCAGCGCGCTGATGGACATCCCGAACATCCGGGACATCCGCCTGGCGTCCAAGGGGCTCATGGCGCTGCCGCAGCACTTCCTCCAGGACAACGTGCTGGCGGGGCTGGACCGGCTGGCGAAGAAGGCCGTGGAGCGCGGCGTGGACCTGGCGCTGCACACGCACGTGAACCACGCGCAGCAGCTCACGCCGCTCGTGGGCAAGGCGGTGCGCAAGCTGCTGGACATGGGCTTCCGTGACGTGCGCAACCAGGGCGTGCTCTTGCGCGGCGTGAACGACAGCCCCAAGGCGCTCCTGGACCTGTGCTTCACGCTGCTCGACCACGCGAAGATCCTGCCGTACTACTTCTACATGTGCGACATGATCCCCAACAGCGAGCACTGGCGGCTGTCGGTGGCGCAGGCGCAGAAGCTCCAGCACGACATCATGGGCTACATGCCGGGCTTCGCCACGCCGCGCATCGTCTGTGACGTGCCGTTCGTGGGGAAGCGGTGGATTCACCAGGTGGCGGAGTACGACCGCGAGCGCGGCATCTCCTACTGGACCAAGAACTACCGCACGAGCGTGGAAGCCAACGACGCCGGCGCACTTGAGCGGAAGTACGAGTACTTCGACCCCATCGACACGCTGCCGGAGTCCGGCCAGGCGTGGTGGCGGGATCAGCCCAAGGCGGCGTGATGGACTCCTCCGCGGGCGCGACGGCGCCCATGACGGCCCCCCGTCCCTCGCTCAGTGCCGAGGGGCGGGCCCGGTTGTTCCCGTCCGCCACCGACGCGGAGTGGACGGACTGGCGCTGGCAGCAGCGTCACTCGGTGCGCAACCTGGAGCAGCTGGAGCGCTACGTGCGCCTGACCCCGGAGGAGCGCGCCGGGGTGCAGGAGACGTCCTCGCTGTTCCGGATTGGCATCAGCCCGTACTACCTGTCGCTCATCGATCCGGAGCACGCGTCGTGCCCCGTGCGCATGCAGTCCATTCCGGTGCGCGCGGAGGCCCGGGTGCGGCCCGGGGAGCTGGAGGATCCGCTCGGCGAGGACAAGACGCGCCCGGAGGAGTGCATCGTCCACAAGTATCCGGACCGGGTGCTGTTCCTGGCCCTGGATACGTGCTCGGTCTACTGCCGCCACTGCACGCGGCGGCGCATCACCAAGGGCGGCGAGGCGGAGCTCACCAAGGACCAGATGCGCCGGGGCATCGACTACGTGCGCAGCCACCCGGAGGTGCGCGACGTGCTCATCTCCGGCGGGGATCCGTTCCTGCTGAGCGAGGAGCGGCTGGAGTCGCTGCTCGCGCCGCTGAGCGAGATTCCCCACGTGGAGATGATCCGCATCGGGACGCGGGTGCCAGTGGTGCTGCCCATGCGCGTCACCGACTCGCTGGCGCGGCTGCTGCGCCGCTACGCGCCCGTCTACGTCATCACCCACTTCAACCACCCGAAGGAAGTGACGCCCGAGGCCCGGGAGGCGTGCGAGCGGCTGGTGGACCATGGCGTGCCGGTGGAGAACCAGGCGGTGCTGATGCGGCAGCTCAACTCGGATGCGCGCATCATCAAGGAACTGTCGCACGCGCTCCTGCGCAGCCGCGTGCGGCCGTACTACCTGCACCAGATGGACGTGGCGGAAGGCTGCGAGCACCTGCGCACGCCCATCGCCAAGGGGCTGGAGATCCTCCAGCAGCTTCGCGGCCACACCAGCGGGCTCGCGGTGCCGCACCTCGCGGTGGACCTGCCGGGTGGGGGAGGGAAGGTCACCCTCCAGCCGGACTACGTCATCGAGCGGGGCGAGCGGGAGACCCTGTTCCGCAACTA comes from the Corallococcus macrosporus genome and includes:
- a CDS encoding serine/threonine-protein kinase, translated to MKKPTFFGKYLLLERINVGGMAEVFIAKAFGVEGFERILAIKKILPTMAEDDEFITMFIDEARISVQLNHANIVHIHELGKHEDTYFIAMEYVAGRDVRTLLERYRRRKEIMPTAQAVFIVSKMCEGLDYAHRKKDARGQDLHIIHRDVSPQNILVSYEGEVKIIDFGIAKAANRSQKTQAGILKGKFGYMSPEQVRGMPIDRRSDIFAVGVLLYEMLTGEKLFVGESDFSTLEKVRNADIPLPREFNPNISAGLEKVVLKALAREPEDRYQWASDLQEDLMRFLLAGDAIYSSKHLSGFMKEAFAEDMLREAEKMERYASVERPDQIEHSGVTVPPPAAAPRATAPKKSPPPAASGSPVGRASTAPAQPAPGYIPPPTDEELAEMDGAADKTQIVDSTHTFRAPETRIADSSVVVDDSITGRSENPIDRAGHHTSASPYAQDEGRGGKGKSGPKSQVIIGDEGGEAYAGATMIGPAPTAPPSRSRGGSAAPVLDPEEEETTGNITLPVGARHNGLRPQAAEAEDPDGAYDDQGDDFERDGQEDYGDEGQEGDEPPYDDEADGPATIPQKASKMAKPAPPAKVEAKAKAPAGPKKPLPKPAIIGGAAGVALLLIVAVIFVVRGSSTGSVNFVAPVGATVLVDGETVNANQVIELSAGLHNVTASAPGYQPVTQQIEVTAGQAAAPILLSLKAEAPPKPAEPKPVEPTAPPPTTPPVAENTPPPTTPEAPPEKPVEPPAPKTFTALFEGQEGAEISVDGKALGKLPGAKLGDLEMGKKYTFTAKRAGYKPFSGDFTSNGDAEVRVPVDMVAEAPPPEPKPKTPPPEPEPKPKTPPVAVVQPTPKPPPTPKPAPTPKPSAAAAMGKFACSTSPAGAQIWVDGKNTGRVTPVPLGNPLTLPVGKRKVVFKLNGKSTKPQVVVVEADGVAKLINIKVE
- a CDS encoding KamA family radical SAM protein; its protein translation is MSTTSTRGKPDAGPAQQPFTYPLRKEFVEPDWRRIPGYKDVTAAEWESSVWQRKHTVKNLRELKATLGELLPDDLAASMELDQKERATMSILVPPQMLNTMNLEDLWSDPVRRYMLPALADRRTDWPNHPRASRDSLHEADMWVVEGLTHRYPTKVLAEMLPTCPQYCGHCTRMDLVGNDVPQVSKHKFATGQKERYEQMLDYLRRTPTVRDVVVSGGDIANLPIQALEPFVSALMDIPNIRDIRLASKGLMALPQHFLQDNVLAGLDRLAKKAVERGVDLALHTHVNHAQQLTPLVGKAVRKLLDMGFRDVRNQGVLLRGVNDSPKALLDLCFTLLDHAKILPYYFYMCDMIPNSEHWRLSVAQAQKLQHDIMGYMPGFATPRIVCDVPFVGKRWIHQVAEYDRERGISYWTKNYRTSVEANDAGALERKYEYFDPIDTLPESGQAWWRDQPKAA
- a CDS encoding KamA family radical SAM protein, yielding MDSSAGATAPMTAPRPSLSAEGRARLFPSATDAEWTDWRWQQRHSVRNLEQLERYVRLTPEERAGVQETSSLFRIGISPYYLSLIDPEHASCPVRMQSIPVRAEARVRPGELEDPLGEDKTRPEECIVHKYPDRVLFLALDTCSVYCRHCTRRRITKGGEAELTKDQMRRGIDYVRSHPEVRDVLISGGDPFLLSEERLESLLAPLSEIPHVEMIRIGTRVPVVLPMRVTDSLARLLRRYAPVYVITHFNHPKEVTPEAREACERLVDHGVPVENQAVLMRQLNSDARIIKELSHALLRSRVRPYYLHQMDVAEGCEHLRTPIAKGLEILQQLRGHTSGLAVPHLAVDLPGGGGKVTLQPDYVIERGERETLFRNYKGQIYAYPEPEETDCSCPYDEVWQARSRELVSRSR